In Myxococcales bacterium, a genomic segment contains:
- a CDS encoding type II toxin-antitoxin system prevent-host-death family antitoxin, giving the protein MANVSVTELNQQTAKVLERVKSGESLEVREYGRPIARIVPVLSNASIVDRLVSEGRAVAATSTTEALLTPVPPIVGAGPSLSEVLDQARQAERS; this is encoded by the coding sequence ATGGCCAACGTCTCGGTTACTGAACTAAACCAGCAAACCGCCAAGGTGCTTGAGCGGGTCAAGTCTGGCGAGTCGCTCGAAGTCCGAGAGTATGGCCGGCCCATCGCTCGCATCGTGCCCGTTCTCTCTAATGCTTCGATTGTGGACCGGCTGGTGAGCGAAGGGCGAGCCGTCGCTGCCACAAGTACTACAGAAGCTCTGTTGACTCCGGTCCCACCGATCGTGGGCGCAGGTCCCTCGCTTTCTGAAGTACTAGATCAAGCGCGCCAGGCAGAGCGATCGTGA